In Pecten maximus chromosome 10, xPecMax1.1, whole genome shotgun sequence, one genomic interval encodes:
- the LOC117336617 gene encoding uncharacterized protein LOC117336617 produces MEFHGMLCCDFLLVFGLVVLPLVSSSNTTGPPTVTATNTNHFSTIGVDVDLPCDAHASPAIESVTWYLYVGEVSTTVVQIDDVSYSGGTVTYPALTVINPALNDSGRYYCEVENIHGVALGQVLTLLVTETTGLPIVTMSKESYTVGADSNVILGCTVVSNPILYAIQWRLNGSQIFIDDIKYFGGTNTDPNLSIISIGYNEGGYYTCEGTNSFGSVLNGTTVTVTSGLPNVTVSQTLYSPTEGGSVTLLCNIVASPSVSTVSWSQDGVSVTIDGVIVTGSTPSQPSLTLHNISYWQSGVYECTGTNALGSSTKNLTVNVLPETTTVAETTVAETTVAETTLAETTVAETTVAETTVAETTVAETTVAETTVAETTVAETTVAETTLAETTVAETTVAETTLAETTVAETTVAETTVAETTVAETTVAETTVAETTVAETTVAETTVAETTVAETTVAETTVAETTVPETTTSSVIETTTPPPTTTTTPPVTTTTPPTTTTLPIPPTTTTPPTTTTPPTTTTPPTTTTLPIPPTTTTPPTTTTPTTTTTPPTTTTLPIPPTTTTPPTTTTPPTTTTPPTTTTLPIPPTTTTTPPTTTTPPTPPTTTPPSTTTTKVVIPPNSNVDQRLVDLNSQANESTSVSDVTTSISSTLNVLNTLARDKDISKQLEYVASIMESNVRVTTSLNGSSEQNKQVTEELLKLTDRVSSLSHTCTGTCPNVSESFTKVETTTLTMIKRVLDDDEYFNQSQSNVYANGKNEKGDELPPTLSTDFGDVTLPVWGTLQKTLAEEKVKLVMLTYKDNPYQTGTSDVSINTGVLTIGMYHDDRIVAYVDKEDPITLSIAEEAGNSEIPAGEWENVLELESEKGSYLTVVSFTPEKNAAIVLLRLPGTGPCVIYGLERGQKPSATQFDFYVKTIGQNRVTKYRPYGLKHTYREGVLTLSVEGTVDTSPLVLLTQCQIPDTTVAKRDTSQTLTQRVVGVDLRYFDTVSQTWRKNPNLKITAGSTGRVNFQSNFFGSFSASTLLIPPSPIQFDAIFLNFGERLASTPHVLITIITVLLLFVLLSLVLKQLDRSDAELWDYLPLIDNKPGHIFLYYFAVATGLSSSKYLTATVYINMIGEFGESGPRILVDGRRKNFGRGSTSHFVMATENYLGQIQSVQVWHDNNGSSPRWLLNKIIVCDGMDNERYVFGCGKWLSMDTEDALTFRTLHMIDESLVDMDAVFVDVSTRYMFDENLWFSLPKRPCFSRFTRVQRLWLLAAILFLSMVTSAMFFRSSGDDSRSVTIGPIRLNYKQIYVGFLSFIITILPSLIVVYIFKYRKCKNEMRRYNRCKTEKENCLPWWSIFIAYGIIVLSISSGAFFTMLYSLQWGPDTTVDWIMSFFVGIILSIFIMEPCKAACMAIVMTMLCTGAAQRTMTEIPSSDSMRVAYGDWYLDTSCVAPPKVGGTQAADLHERRRRCRLDKRLNSVLLSWLLHFLYIFIVAIICSHNYATIAFHQNVALGNRLNSDSSPKTVPDVWKWLENSLVDKLFPFKYYNGDVMTSYVQQSADQFYRLGLVRLRQARVQGSCHIPSVMQRWLERCPPEMTSETEDRATYCIGWAKYDSSCFNEIDEDQFAYTYKTATETESLYHMGMVGSYDGGGYVRDIGHTHELALNTIYRLREQTWIDDNTRALFVDAVFLNGDNMLFSHIKVVFELPSFGGVFMKFHSTTSNLYPYVGSMDYLVLIFQVIFIVIVCVRIVLLIVSVIKTKCYCLTSFSTWIGILEIVLSLAAISVYILRIDRTIEAIERVFNDIGFFVSFEMVEMLDILYRMFIGSVCFIAILNLLKPLSFNYHLHLMRTAISMFRMEVLNFSVIAFLFIIAFSCIFYLIYGYHEPGFKDFKTTFLYLFRIMIGMIHFKEILVNENIGVTTLLGLYITISTILTINFFLAGLNFVFTEARSKAGTKGKYQFDEEINNHFWWKMSSMASKVLGKKESVLKRRKSSSNGIDDGKVESLTEELDFILSSITDRVLVGENEEVRVEVRKLAHINRWYNNQPDIVELECFRNDTQTNTEFVYEDKFGQLVCKLSCLSLDQGDGIFGANMSVVTSKWTHIYPCGQASRPCSRVIVLTQNLTNGPTGSVSVTVADKSEPQLGESDLPLFMVASFDGGISWQMKAAWRKTVENHPCICCDLDSCPTHLIAVSCDQWPYLPQRLKGHWESWTIDRSRYTLQSVFPQLSISFDNGSIEDRASIFLILEPTDFLPTIHFLSSETFIKPITVRFSCTVSERDSPQNVFVLMQDGDLKWSRKCTITIVPNLGELNIEVQNIKKGVRRAIAVVPSDLNSSSMSVYGVKRYNGLVNYSSHRLVSELLNSSHIDNDV; encoded by the exons ATGGAGTTCCATGGAATGCTGTGCTGTGATTTTCTTCTTGTATTTGGACTAGTCGTATTGCCATTGGTGTCTTCTAGTAATACCA CGGGACCACCGACTGTGACAGCTACAAATACTAATCATTTTTCAACAATTGGTGTGGATGTTGACTTACCATGTGATGCGCACGCATCTCCAGCCATTGAGTCTGTCACGTGGTATCTTTATGTTGGTGAGGTATCTACCACAGTGGTGCAGATTGATGATGTTTCGTATTCCGGAGGTACCGTAACCTATCCGGCCCTCACAGTCATCAATCCGGCCCTTAATGACAGCGGCAGGTACTATTGTGAGGTCGAAAACATCCACGGTGTTGCTCTCGGTCAAGTGCTAACACTACTGGTGACTGAAACAACAG GTCTTCCAATAGTAACGATGTCGAAAGAATCTTACACTGTGGGTGCTGACTCTAACGTGATCCTTGGCTGTACCGTAGTGTCAAACCCGATATTGTATGCCATTCAATGGCGCTTGAACGGAAGTCAAATCTTTATAGATGATATCAAATACTTTGGCGGAACAAACACGGACCCAAACTTATCTATCATCTCTATAGGCTATAACGAGGGTGGTTATTATACCTGCGAGGGAACAAACAGCTTCGGATCCGTGCTGAACGGAACCACGGTGACGGTAACATCAG GTCTTCCGAACGTAACAGTGTCACAGACATTATATTCTCCCACGGAAGGGGGGAGTGTAACATTACTCTGTAATATAGTAGCCAGCCCTTCTGTTTCTACTGTCAGTTGGTCCCAAGATGGCGTTAGTGTAACTATAGATGGCGTCATTGTCACAGGTTCAACCCCGTCTCAACCGTCTTTAACATTACACAACATCTCTTACTGGCAAAGTGGCGTATACGAATGCACAGGAACGAACGCTTTAGGATCCAGTACAAAAAATCTGACCGTGAACGTATTACCAG AAACAACAACAGTAGCCGAAACAACAGTAGCCGAAACAACAGTGGCCGAAACAACACTAGCTGAGACAACAGTAGCCGAAACAACAGTGGCCGAAACAACAGTAGCTGAGACAACAGTAGCCGAAACAACAGTAGCCGAAACAACAGTGGCCGAAACAACCGTAGCTGAGACAACAGTGGCCGAAACAACACTAGCTGAGACAACAGTAGCCGAAACAACAGTGGCCGAAACAACACTAGCTGAGACAACAGTAGCCGAAACAACAGTAGCTGAGACAACAGTAGCCGAAACAACAGTAGCCGAAACAACAGTAGCCGAAACAACGGTAGCTGAGACAACAGTAGCCGAAACAACAGTAGCTGAGACAACAGTAGCCGAAACAACAGTAGCCGAAACAACAGTGGCCGAAACAACCGTAGCTGAAACAACAGTGCCCGAAACTACGACATCTAGCG TTATTGAAACAACAACACCACCGCCGACAACAACAACGACCCCGCCCGTAACAACGACAACACCGCCGACAACAACAACACTGCCGATACCTCCGACGACAACGACACCGCCGACGACAACAACACCGCCGACAACAACAACACCGCCGACAACAACAACACTGCCGATACCGCCGACGACAACGACACCGCCGACGACAACAACaccgacgacaacaacaacaccgCCGACAACAACAACACTGCCGATACCGCCGACGACAACGACACCGCCGACGACAACAACACCGCCGACGACAACAACACCGCCGACAACAACAACACTGCCGATACCGCCGACGACAACGACAACACCGCCGACAACAACAACACCGCCGACACCGCCGACAACAACACCACCGTCGACAACAACGACAAAGGTTGTTATACCGCCGAATTCCAACGTTGATCAGA GACTAGTTGACTTAAACAGCCAAGCCAATGAAAGTACTTCTGTAAGTGATGTTACCACTTCTATATCGTCAACGTTAAACGTACTAAACACCCTGGCTCGAGACAAAGATATATCCAAACAATTG GAATATGTTGCCAGTATAATGGAAAGCAATGTCAGAGTCACGACTTCTCTAAATGGTTCGTCGGAACAAAATAAGCAAGTTACAGAAG AATTACTAAAACTGACAGATAGAGTGTCATCTTTGTCACACACCTGTACTGGAACTTGTCCG AATGTGTCTGAGAGTTTCACGAAGGTCGAGACAACCACACTGACTATGATCAAGAGGGTGTTGGACGACGATGAGTACTTCAATCAGTCGCAGTCCAACGTATACGCGAATGGTAAAAATGAAAAAGGTGATGAGCTTCCGCCGACCTTATCAACTGACTTTGGTGATGTTACTCTACCCGTTTGGGGAACACTTCAGAAGACACTGGCAGAGGAAAAGGTCAAATTGGTT ATGCTGACGTACAAAGATAATCCCTATCAGACCGGAACTTCCGACGTATCTATAAACACAGGTGTTTTGACCATTGGTATGTACCATGACGATAGAATTGTCGCTTACGTAGACAAAGAGGACCCCATTACCTTGAGCATCGCCGAGGAAGCAGGTAATTCAGAGATACCGGCTGGAGAGTGGGAGAACGTTCTGGAACTCGAGTCTGAAAAGGGGTCATATTTGACTGTGGTGAGCTTCACACCAGAGAAAAATGCAGCTATCGTTCTTCTGCGACTTCCAGGGACAGGGCCGTGTGTAATATATGGACTGGAACGCGGACAGAAACCGTCTGCCACCCAATTTGACTTCTATGTTAAAACCATCGGCCAAAACCGAGTGACCAAGTACAGACCGTATGGTTTAAAACATACTTACCGAGAGGGTGTCCTGACCCTCTCTGTTGAGGGCACAGTCGACACCAGTCCTCTTGTTCTTCTTACGCAGTGTCAAa tTCCTGACACAACGGTTGCTAAAAGAGACACAT CCCAGACACTGACACAGAGGGTGGTAGGTGTAGATCTTCGTTATTTCGATACGGTGTCACAGACCTGGAGGAAGAATCCCAACCTCAAG aTAACGGCGGGAAGCACAGGACGAGTAAATTTCCAGTCAAACTTTTTTGGTTCCTTCTCTGCTAGTACTTTATTGATTCCACCAAGTCCTATCCAGTTTGATGCTATTTTCCTGAATTTCGGAGAAAGACTGGCATCCACACCACATGTGCTCATCACAATCATAACTGTACTTTTGCTGTTTGTACTGTTATCCTTGGTGTTAAAACAACTTGATAGATCCGACGCCGAACTG TGGGATTACCTTCCCTTGATAGACAACAAACCTGGGCACAtctttttgtattattttgccGTTGCGACTGGTCTAAGTTCATCTAAATATCTGACAGCCACGGTATACATCAACATGATAGGAGAGTTTGGGGAGTCTGGACCGCGTATTCTGGTAGACGGCCGACGAAAG AATTTTGGTCGTGGATCAACTTCACATTTTGTGATGGCAACAGAGAACTACCTAGGCCAGATACAATCCGTACAAGTCTGGCATGACAATAATGGATCATCACCAAGATGGCTACTCAATAAAATTATTGTTTGTGACGGGATGGACAACGAgag gTATGTTTTTGGATGTGGTAAATGGTTGTCTATGGATACTGAGGACGCGCTGACATTCAGGACTTTACACATGATTGATGAGTCATTGGTCGACATGGACGCCGTATTCGTTGATGTCAGCACGCGCTACATGTTCGACGAAAACCTATGGTTCTCTCTCCCAAAGCGTCCGTGTTTCAGCAGATTTACTCGTGTGCAGAGACTCTGGCTCCTTGCTGCCATTTTATTTCTCTCCATGGTAACATCCGCCATGTTTTTTCGGTCGTCAGGGGATGACAGTCGTTCTGTAACAATAGGACCAATTAGATTAAACTACAAACAGATATACGTGGGGTTCCTATCTTTCATTATAACTATTTTACCTTCTCTGAtagttgtgtatatattcaaaTACAGGAAATGTAAAAACGAAATGAGACGATATAATCGGTGCAAGACAGAAAAAGAAAACTGCTTACCATGGTGGTCCATTTTTATTGCTTATGGTATAATTGTCTTAAGTATTTCATCTGGAGCCTTCTTCACAATGCTTTACTCTTTGCAATGGGGACCGGACACAACTGTGGATTGGATTATGTCATTTTTTGTTGGTATTATACTGAGCATCTTCATCATGGAACCATGCAAG GCCGCTTGTATGGCGATCGTCATGACAATGCTTTGCACAGGCGCAGCACAGAGAACTATGACAGAAATACCATCTTCTGACAGTATGCGGGTCGCCTACG GTGATTGGTACCTAGATACGTCTTGTGTTGCTCCTCCGAAGGTCGGGGGTACACAGGCAGCTGACCTACACGAGAGAAGGCGGAGGTGTCGCCTGGATAAACGCCTCAACAGTGTCCTTCTCAGCTGGCTGTTACATTtcctttatatttttattgtcgCCATCATATGCTCACACAACTACGCGACCATAGCATTCCATCAAAATGTCGCATTGGGCAATAGACTGAATTCAGACTCATCT CCGAAAACAGTGCCGGATGTTTGGAAGTGGCTGGAGAATTCACTTGTAGACAAgttatttcctttcaaatattATAATGGCGACGTCATGACGTCATATGTACAACAGTCAGCTGATCAGTTTTATCGCCTTGGCTTAGTTCGACTTCGTCAGGCGCGTGTTCAAG GTTCATGTCACATTCCTAGCGTCATGCAACGCTGGTTGGAAAGATGTCCCccggaaatgacgtcagagaCGGAGGACCGAGCTACATACTGTATAGGCTGGGCGAAATACGACTCGTCGTGCTTCAATGAGATTGACGAAGATCAATTCGCTTATACGTACAAGACTGCGACAGAGACAGAATCACTTTATCATATGGGAATGGTGGGCAGCTATGATGGCGGAGGTTATGTCAGAGATATTGGTCATACGCATGAGCTCGCGCTCAACACAATATACCGCCTACGTGAGCAGACCTGGATTGATGACAACACGCGTGCACTTTTTGTAGACGCCGTCTTTCTTAATGGTGACAACATGCTTTTTAGTCACATCAAGGTTGTATTCGAACTCCCATCTTTTGGAGGTGTTTTCATGAAGTTCCATTCAACCACATCTAATCTATATCCGTATGTAGGATCGATGGATTATTTAGTCCTCATATTCCAAGTTATCTTTATAGTAATCGTATGTGTAAGGATTGTATTGCTGATTGTTTCTGTTATAAAGACGAAATGTTACTGTCTGACATCATTCAGTACTTGGATTGGAATCTTGGAGATAGTGTTATCATTGGCGGCTATATCTGTGTACATTCTCAGGATAGATCGTACCATTGAGGCAATAGAGAGGGTATTCAATGATATCG GGTTTTTCGTGTCCTTCGAGATGGTGGAGATGCTGGATATTCTCTATAGAATGTTCATCGGGAGCGTTTGTTTTATCGCCATTTTGAATCTTTTGAAACCTTTATCGTTTAACTACCATTTACACCTAATGAGGACAGCAATTTCAATGTTTCGCATGGAGGTTCTAAATTTTTCAGTAATTGCTTTTTTGTTCATAATTGCGTTTTCCTGTATCTTTTACTTGATTTACGGGTACCATGAACCGGGATTCAAGGACTTCAAAACCACATTCCTCTACCTATTTCGTATAATGATTGGGATGATACATTTTAAGGAGATATTAGTGAACGAAAACATTGGTGTTACAACATTGCTTGGATTATACATAACTATATCAACTATCCTTACAATCAACTTTTTCTTGGCCGGcctaaattttgtttttacgGAGGCTCGATCAAAAGCAGGTACAAAAGGCAAATATCAGTTTGACGAGGAAATAAATAATCACTTCTGGTGGAAAATGTCCAGCATGGCTAGTAAGGTACTTGGAAAGAAGGAATCGGTTCTGAAGAGGAGGAAATCCTCGTCTAATGGTATAG ATGACGGCAAAGTTGAATCGTTAACGGAAGAG CTGGACTTCATTTTATCTTCGATAACTGATCGGGTATTGGTTGGCGAGAACGAGGAGGTCCGAGTAGAAGTGAGGAAATTAGCACACATCAATAGATGGTATAACAACCAGCCGGATATAGTAGAACTCGAGTGTTTCCGAAATGATACTCAGACCAATACTGAATTTGT ATATGAGGACAAATTCGGCCAACTTGTGTGCAAGTTGTCCTGTTTGTCACTTGATCAGGGGGACGGAATTTTCGGGGCCAATATGAGCGTGGTGACGTCAAAGTGGACACATATCTACCCATGTGGTCAGGCTTCCCGCCCATGTAGCAGGGTCATCGTTCTGACTCAGAACTTGACCAATGGACCGACG GGTTCAGTGTCAGTGACTGTAGCAGACAAGTCAGAACCACAGTTAGGGGAGAGTGATCTTCCCCTGTTTATGGTTGCCAGTTTTGATGGTGGCATTTCTTGGCAAATGAAGGCAGCATGGCGTAAAACAGTTGAG AATCATCCGTGTATATGCTGCGATCTAGATTCCTGTCCTACACACCTAATAGCTGTATCATGTGATCAGTGGCCATATCTTCCACAGAGGTTAAAGGGACATTGGGAGTCGTGGACAATAGACAGGAGTAGATACACTCTTCAATCTGTCTTTCCACAACTCAGCATTAGCTTTGATAACGGGTCTATAGAAGACAGGGCCAGTATTTTCCTAATA TTGGAACCAACAGACTTCTTGCCGACAATCCATTTCTTGTCGTCAGAGACCTTTATAAAACCAATTACTGTGAGATTCTCCTGCACAGTTAGTGAAAGAG ACTCTCCACAAAACGTATTTGTGCTAATGCAAGACGGAGATTTGAAATGGTCAAGAAAATGTACCATCACTATAGTACCAAATCTTGGCGAGCTAAACATTGAAGTTCAGAACATTAAAAAGGG AGTAAGAAGGGCAATAGCTGTTGTCCCATCAGACCTGAACAG ttcCTCTATGTCAGTGTATGGAGTGAAACGTTACAACGGACTGGTCAACTATTCCTCCCATAGACTGGTCAGCGAGCTACTGAACTCATCCCATATTGACAATGACGTCTAA